A part of Miscanthus floridulus cultivar M001 chromosome 6, ASM1932011v1, whole genome shotgun sequence genomic DNA contains:
- the LOC136457456 gene encoding basic leucine zipper 2-like has protein sequence MAQLPPKIPTMAPAWPEFGGGHHHQHQRSPSVGTFLAAPMPPPPLHPQPQQQPSWVDEFLDFSAAKRGAHRRSVSDSVACVEPGPDDGNAGVGAYDFDRLDDDQLLSMFSDDLQPPPPQAAPAPVGSSSSPSDHNSINDEKTDRGEAEEAQSKCHGDAADAAPASAAAVDPKRVKRILANRQSAQRSRVRKLQYISELERSVTSLQTEVSALSPRVAFLDHQRSLLTLGNSHLKQRIAALAQDKIFKDAHQEALRKEIERLRQIYHQQSLNSGGEPPAPDAAPVRGDKDDMIGSSEGTAAPAPGPPS, from the exons ATGGCGCAGCTGCCGCCCAAGATCCCCACCATGGCGCCGGCGTGGCCGGAGTTCGGGGGCGggcaccaccaccagcaccagcgcAGCCCCTCCGTGGGCACGTTCCTCGCCGcgcccatgccgccgccgccgctccacccgcagccgcagcagcagccgtcgtGGGTCGACGAGTTCCTCGACTTCTCCGCGGCCAAGCGCGGCGCGCACCGCCGCTCCGTCAGCGACTCCGTGGCCTGCGTCGAGCCCGGCCCCGACGACGGCAATGCCGGCGTCGGGGCGTACGATTTCGACCGCCTCGACGACGACCAGCTCCTGTCCATGTTCTCTGACGacctgcagccgccgccgccgcaggccgcgcccgcgccggtGGGGAGCTCGTCGTCGCCGTCCGACCACAACAGCATCAACGACGAGAAGACGGACAGGGGCGAGGCCGAGGAGGCGCAGAGCAAGTGCCATGGcgacgccgccgacgccgcgccggcCTCCGCCGCCGCAGTCGATCCTAAGCGTGTCAAGAG GATCCTGGCGAATCGGCAGTCCGCGCAGCGGTCGCGCGTGCGCAAGTTGCAGTACATCTCGGAGCTGGAGCGCAGCGTCACGTCGCTTCAG ACGGAGGTGTCGGCGCTGTCCCCGCGCGTGGCGTTCCTCGACCACCAGCGCTCGCTGCTGACGCTGGGGAACAGCCACCTCAAGCAGCGAATCGCCGCGCTCGCGCAGGACAAGATCTTCAAAGATG CTCATCAGGAGGCACTGAGGAAGGAGATCGAGAGGCTGAGGCAAATCTACCACCAGCAGAGCCTGAATAGCGGCGGTGAGCCCCCAGCGCCCGACGCGGCCCCGGTCCGCGGCGACAAGGACGACATGATCGGCAGCAGCGAGGggaccgccgcgcccgcgcccggccCGCCCTCgtga